A region from the Chitinophaga sp. Cy-1792 genome encodes:
- a CDS encoding RNA polymerase sigma factor, translating to MPENIRWEQFQKGDTTAFELIFQEHWDALMRYTCSIIFDDAMAKDILQNFFLELWEKRSQLPVPRETRAFLLFLLKLRILNAMRREDIRSRHENSFALLLQEHTNTTTDHIYYKQLYEELRENIHLLPPSVKQVFELSCFEHLSVPEIAARLGTSEQTVRNQLNTANKKLKTMLKGSVASFLL from the coding sequence ATGCCAGAAAATATCAGGTGGGAACAGTTCCAGAAAGGTGATACCACAGCATTTGAGCTGATTTTCCAGGAACATTGGGATGCATTGATGAGATATACCTGTAGCATTATTTTTGACGATGCTATGGCGAAAGATATCCTGCAGAACTTCTTCCTGGAGCTATGGGAAAAAAGAAGTCAGCTTCCCGTACCAAGAGAGACAAGAGCCTTCCTCTTATTCCTCTTAAAGCTAAGAATCCTCAATGCCATGCGCAGAGAGGATATCCGCAGCCGTCACGAAAACAGTTTTGCCTTATTATTACAGGAACACACCAATACGACAACAGACCATATTTATTATAAGCAGTTATATGAAGAACTGCGTGAAAATATTCACCTGCTGCCACCCAGCGTAAAACAAGTATTTGAACTCAGTTGCTTCGAGCATTTATCTGTCCCTGAAATCGCTGCCAGACTGGGTACTTCCGAACAAACCGTACGTAATCAGCTGAATACCGCCAACAAAAAATTAAAGACCATGCTGAAAGGATCTGTAGCAAGCTTCCTCCTCTAA
- a CDS encoding FecR family protein — protein MRKKELYELIAKYRAGQCSAEEVIILMSWLDKMHTEKPDAVLPETMQAAVKAAVMKNIQRSNSNGTRIISWRKWAAAAALLPVMAVAGWWWKNAAIRKPSIAWTKVSTGLREVRQIQLPDGSQVWLNAASSLEYPSDFNTRERLVRIQGQGFFDVEKDISKPFMVEADNIHVKVLGTSFSVTSASGQPARVAVATGKVQVTENNQVLGILHAAQQLIIAEDKAMICSTDSVNVSSWTTGETILNNVQLQQVLWELERFYGIKFNTALDLSACKLTVNFSSNMTLQNKLDIISKIVVAPRIHFTTTDNKHYLIR, from the coding sequence GTGAGAAAGAAGGAGTTATACGAGCTGATTGCAAAATACCGCGCAGGACAGTGTAGTGCGGAGGAAGTAATAATATTAATGTCATGGTTAGACAAAATGCATACGGAAAAACCGGATGCCGTTTTGCCTGAAACGATGCAGGCTGCCGTAAAAGCAGCCGTCATGAAAAACATACAGCGCAGCAATAGCAACGGTACCCGTATCATATCCTGGCGTAAATGGGCCGCCGCAGCAGCTTTACTCCCTGTCATGGCAGTAGCAGGATGGTGGTGGAAAAATGCGGCTATACGTAAACCATCCATCGCCTGGACAAAAGTATCCACCGGCCTCAGAGAAGTAAGACAGATACAACTTCCTGACGGCTCACAGGTATGGCTAAACGCCGCTTCCTCACTGGAATACCCCAGCGATTTCAACACCAGGGAAAGGCTCGTCCGCATACAGGGCCAGGGATTCTTCGACGTGGAAAAAGATATCAGCAAACCATTCATGGTGGAAGCAGATAATATCCACGTAAAGGTATTGGGAACATCATTCTCCGTCACCTCCGCCAGCGGCCAGCCAGCAAGAGTAGCCGTAGCCACCGGTAAAGTACAGGTAACCGAAAACAACCAGGTACTGGGCATCCTGCATGCCGCACAACAACTGATCATCGCCGAAGATAAAGCCATGATATGCAGCACCGACAGCGTCAACGTCAGCAGCTGGACAACAGGAGAAACCATTCTTAACAACGTACAACTGCAACAGGTACTGTGGGAACTGGAAAGGTTCTATGGTATCAAATTCAATACAGCACTTGACCTGAGCGCATGCAAACTCACTGTCAACTTCAGCAGCAACATGACCTTACAGAACAAACTTGACATCATCAGTAAGATTGTGGTAGCACCGCGTATTCATTTCACAACGACAGACAATAAACACTACCTGATACGGTAA
- a CDS encoding TonB-dependent receptor, with translation MKPILMLLLAAVPFTESFSAFSQALEHVVPGVEVKKGPLTTAIVSLEQQAGVRISYDQRALANVQVTTHTWKNEKLAKILAELLNSTGLQFEERQNTIVIYPATQNTVSVQQQDKKITGTVTDASGPLPGAVVLIKGTNKGAITDANGRFTINAATEGPVVLTISMVGYKAQDIAYNDAPLQVTLISASRELGQVLVVGYGSQSRTKISGAITDVKLDKLNSRSVNSVEEAMQGKAPGVVVQNQGGDPTSAPKVYIRGTGGINGENPLYIVDGSIYNGLINPADIESISVLKDAAAAIYGARASGGVILITTKKGKSGRMSVNADAKIGVQNTYKTLKVLNAAEFNNVMNQAYDNAGVARNPAYDPAQNPDGNVTRTNWMDAITRAAKLQEYNVDINGGNDKSKYFMGFGYRKQDGILLNTFNERYNFRLNSDHQVTPWLKIGENLSYAYSNGNGANTTSAYTGAILTALYYTPSVSPYQPDGSFSGLPVKFAGAYGDVINPVAYLQRLDSKKPKSFLLINPYVEVKLPANLTFRSNLAINKVFDNEKTFNSRILEIGKIFDFNNLYLSNSNINDVLAEQTLTYDKQLNDHHFNAIGGYSFQQIQRDYFSLLVNNFNDERSAFRYPQNGAAVDPNGFIGGKDKQAIESFFARLNYDYKAKYLLSLVGRRDGSSLVAPQNRYQNYYSVSAGWVLSNEAFMKSLVSGKTLSYLKLRASNGLLGNLGSLPSGAVSPLLGKTTTYFGSSIVNNGYAETALANPNLTWAESKQTNIGLDLGLLDNRIYLVADYYVKNTIKMLRQKPPLSTDGVANGTWMNVGDVRDNGVELGITFNSKQGSEFQYSVSANLATVNNKLLSLGLGDQVLSTSDINIRSSITPIRIQEGHPLYSYYLVKTAGIFQTQKEIDDYTYTDPKTGAVTKIQPNAKPGDLKFIDANNDGKINNSDRQFMGTPFPKFTYGFSFNGSYKGFDVNIFVQGVHGNKIFNALKYTGLAPMVTGQGYNLLADIKNAWTPTNTNTNIPRVSISDPNGNFGTTSDWYLEDGSYMRIKNITLGYTLPDRLTQRAHITKLRVFVTGNNLLTFTKYSGMDPEVGTDTYGIDLGRYPQARGFIAGLNLNF, from the coding sequence ATGAAGCCAATACTTATGCTGTTATTGGCCGCCGTCCCTTTTACTGAAAGCTTCTCCGCATTCAGCCAGGCACTGGAACATGTAGTGCCTGGAGTGGAAGTTAAAAAAGGTCCGCTTACCACTGCCATCGTTTCCCTGGAACAACAGGCAGGTGTAAGAATTTCCTATGACCAACGCGCACTCGCCAACGTCCAGGTGACTACACATACCTGGAAAAATGAGAAACTGGCTAAAATTCTTGCAGAACTGCTCAACAGCACCGGCCTGCAATTCGAAGAACGCCAGAACACCATTGTGATCTACCCTGCTACACAAAACACTGTATCTGTACAACAACAGGACAAAAAAATTACAGGTACTGTAACCGACGCCAGTGGCCCGCTGCCAGGTGCCGTAGTACTGATCAAAGGCACTAATAAAGGCGCCATCACCGACGCCAATGGCCGCTTTACCATCAACGCCGCTACAGAAGGCCCTGTGGTATTAACCATCAGCATGGTGGGATACAAAGCACAGGACATCGCCTACAACGATGCGCCCCTGCAGGTTACATTGATATCTGCCAGCCGCGAACTGGGACAGGTACTGGTAGTAGGTTACGGTTCACAAAGCCGTACTAAAATCTCCGGCGCCATCACCGACGTTAAACTGGACAAACTCAACTCCCGCTCTGTCAACAGCGTGGAAGAAGCCATGCAGGGCAAGGCGCCTGGTGTTGTAGTTCAAAACCAGGGTGGCGATCCTACCTCCGCACCTAAAGTATATATCCGCGGTACAGGCGGTATCAACGGAGAAAATCCACTTTACATCGTTGACGGATCTATCTATAATGGCCTCATCAATCCGGCTGATATCGAATCTATTTCGGTACTGAAAGACGCTGCTGCTGCCATTTACGGGGCAAGAGCTTCCGGCGGTGTTATCCTGATCACTACCAAAAAAGGAAAGTCAGGCAGAATGAGTGTAAACGCTGACGCAAAAATCGGCGTACAGAACACTTATAAAACACTGAAGGTGCTGAACGCTGCCGAGTTCAACAACGTAATGAACCAGGCATATGATAACGCCGGCGTTGCCCGCAACCCAGCCTATGATCCGGCGCAGAACCCGGATGGTAACGTAACCCGTACCAACTGGATGGATGCCATCACCCGCGCTGCCAAACTGCAGGAATATAATGTAGATATCAACGGCGGTAATGATAAGTCGAAATACTTCATGGGCTTCGGCTACCGCAAGCAGGATGGTATCCTCCTGAATACCTTCAATGAAAGGTATAACTTCCGCCTCAACAGCGACCACCAGGTCACTCCATGGCTGAAGATCGGTGAAAACCTTTCCTATGCCTACTCTAACGGTAATGGCGCCAACACTACCAGTGCCTATACCGGTGCTATCCTCACGGCACTGTATTATACGCCAAGTGTTTCTCCTTACCAGCCTGACGGTTCTTTCAGCGGTTTGCCTGTTAAGTTTGCCGGTGCATACGGTGATGTGATCAACCCGGTGGCTTACCTCCAACGCCTGGATAGCAAAAAGCCGAAGAGCTTCCTGCTTATCAATCCTTATGTTGAAGTAAAACTGCCTGCTAACCTGACGTTCAGATCAAATCTGGCCATCAACAAGGTGTTTGATAACGAAAAAACATTTAATTCCCGCATACTGGAAATCGGAAAGATCTTCGACTTCAACAACCTGTATCTCTCTAACAGCAATATCAACGACGTACTGGCAGAACAAACGCTGACCTACGACAAGCAGCTCAACGACCACCACTTCAATGCTATTGGTGGTTACAGCTTCCAGCAGATCCAGCGCGATTATTTCAGTCTGCTCGTAAATAATTTCAATGATGAGCGGTCAGCTTTCCGCTACCCGCAAAACGGTGCTGCTGTTGATCCTAATGGATTTATCGGCGGTAAGGACAAACAGGCCATCGAGTCATTCTTCGCACGTCTGAACTATGACTACAAAGCCAAGTACCTGTTATCATTAGTAGGCAGAAGAGATGGTTCTAGCCTGGTAGCACCACAGAACCGTTATCAGAACTACTATTCTGTATCTGCAGGATGGGTACTGAGTAATGAAGCATTCATGAAATCACTGGTGTCCGGCAAAACACTTTCTTACCTGAAACTCAGGGCCAGCAATGGTTTATTGGGTAACCTCGGCTCCCTGCCTTCTGGTGCTGTGAGTCCGTTACTGGGTAAAACCACCACCTACTTCGGTTCCTCTATCGTTAACAACGGTTATGCGGAAACTGCGCTGGCCAACCCGAACCTTACCTGGGCTGAATCCAAGCAAACCAATATTGGTCTGGACCTCGGATTACTGGACAACAGAATCTATCTCGTTGCTGACTACTATGTAAAAAATACCATCAAAATGCTGCGTCAGAAGCCACCATTAAGTACCGACGGTGTGGCAAACGGCACCTGGATGAACGTAGGTGACGTGAGAGACAATGGTGTTGAACTGGGTATCACCTTCAACAGCAAACAAGGCAGCGAATTCCAGTACAGTGTAAGTGCCAACCTGGCTACTGTAAACAACAAACTGCTTAGCCTGGGCCTGGGTGACCAGGTATTATCTACTTCAGACATCAACATCCGCAGTTCTATCACACCTATCCGTATCCAGGAAGGCCATCCGCTGTATTCTTACTACCTGGTAAAAACAGCAGGCATCTTCCAGACACAGAAAGAGATCGATGATTATACCTACACCGATCCTAAAACCGGTGCTGTTACCAAGATCCAGCCAAATGCAAAACCAGGCGACCTGAAGTTCATCGATGCCAACAACGACGGTAAGATCAACAACAGCGACCGCCAGTTTATGGGCACACCATTCCCTAAATTTACCTATGGCTTCTCATTCAACGGCAGCTATAAAGGTTTTGATGTAAACATCTTTGTACAGGGAGTTCATGGCAACAAGATCTTCAATGCGCTGAAATATACCGGCCTCGCACCAATGGTGACCGGCCAGGGTTACAACCTGCTGGCGGATATCAAAAACGCCTGGACGCCTACCAACACCAATACCAACATTCCAAGAGTTTCTATCAGTGATCCTAATGGTAACTTCGGTACTACTTCCGACTGGTACCTGGAAGATGGCTCCTACATGCGTATCAAAAACATCACCCTGGGTTATACCCTTCCTGACAGACTTACGCAACGTGCACATATCACCAAACTGCGTGTATTCGTAACCGGTAACAACCTGCTCACCTTCACCAAATACAGCGGTATGGACCCTGAAGTAGGTACAGATACTTATGGTATCGACCTGGGGCGTTATCCGCAGGCAAGAGGTTTCATTGCTGGTCTGAACCTGAATTTCTAA